The proteins below are encoded in one region of Apium graveolens cultivar Ventura chromosome 4, ASM990537v1, whole genome shotgun sequence:
- the LOC141719427 gene encoding uncharacterized protein LOC141719427 yields MARDCKEPVQQANVLRITGPPPPALQVQPRARTFNMTMKDVVQDSDVIAGPNLVIEVANQDKVSVDRICPSYDIEIGGRHFFTNLIPFKLGEFDIILGMDWLADHDAQNECKRKKVRLKSKDDKQGCKPYLAHVVDSSKEPPEVEEILIVNEFPDVFPDELIGLPPDREKEFTIDLAPGTEPVSKAPYRMVLWIKN; encoded by the exons ATGGCTAGAGATTGTAAGGAACCTGTTCAACAAGCAAATGTTCTCAGGATAACTGGACCACCACCACCAGCACTTCAAGTGCAACCAAGGGCTCGAACTTTTAACATGAcgatgaaggatgttgttcaggACTCAGATGTGATCGCAG GGCCCAACTTGGTTATAGAAGTGGCTAATCAGGACAAAGTCTCTGTCGATAGAATTTGTCCTAGTTACGACATAGAGATAGGAGGTCGTCATTTCTTCACAAACTTGATACCTTTCAAactaggagaatttgacatcatcctaggaatggattggctagcaGACCATGATGCTCAGAATGAGTGTAAAAGAAAGAAAGTGAGGTTGAAGTCCAAGGACGATAA ACAAGGATGCAAGCCCTATTTAGCACATGTAGTGGATTCTAGTAAAGAACCACCTGAGGTAGAGGAAATTCTGATTGTTAATGAGTTTCCTGATGTTTTCCCAGACGAATTAATAGGATTGCCACCAGATCGAGAGAAAgaatttacgattgatttggcaCCCGGCACtgaaccagtatcgaaagctccttATCGGAtggtgttatggattaaaaactaa